Within Meles meles chromosome 19, mMelMel3.1 paternal haplotype, whole genome shotgun sequence, the genomic segment ctctctctctgtgtcaaataaataaataagatctttaaaaaataggaagaggTTCAGTGGAGACAGGCAAGATTGATGCacctaggaagaaaaaagttCTCATTTGCAAGAAACATTGAGGCTGTCCTAGGTGAATGTTCCTCTGTGTTGCATATATTCCTCTGCTTCAAGGGAAGCCACACCTCTACTTCAGACAGCCCTGCCTCATGCGCGTAATTCAGTTATGTGTATATGAATGGCTTTAGGTAAAAGTAGTCTAAGGAGTACAGAGaactaaggaaagaaaaggatgcACCTGTCCCAAAGTATCAGTGACCACccccttttttgaaaaaaagattttatttatttatttgacagagagcacaagcagggggagcagcaggcagagggagagggagaagcatgttcccactgagcggggaactGGATGCggtgcttgattccaggaccctgggacaagacctgagctgaaggtagatgcttaaccagctgagccacccaggcaccctgatatcaGTGACCCTTAATGGGCATTTAAACAttgtttttataatgaaaacCAAACATCATACTATGGAATAGAATGTTaattacaacaaaacaaaaaccaaacaaactaacaaaaaaaaagggggggggggaagaaaggagattTCAAGAAATTTTGAGCCTGTACTTGGATACCGCTGCAAAGCCCTGGGTTGACTCACTGTGCTTTCTGTCATTGGAACACTTGAGGGAAACAGAGCAGGCTGCTCCACAGACTGTCAGTTACTGCAGCTTTGGGACAGTGATAACCATAATAAATCTGAATGCGGATGACCACACCCTTTCCTCATCAGTGAAGGCAGTGGCCATGAGGCAGAAgttatctccccccacccccaacattaATTGAAATCTTCAGCCTTCTTAGTGTCCTTCACTTTTGTCACAGTAGAAGAGCCCCAGGCAGCTTCTCCAGGGCTGTGCTCTGGCTCCCATTCCCTTCACCACTCTGCAGGAACCTTACTGTGTTTCTGACCCTTTGTGGCTCCTTGGATTAACAGTTGCCTCTCTTGCCCTGCTCAGGCTCACCATTCCTTCAGCTTTCCGGCTACCTATCCACTTGAGAGGCACACCACTCTGCTAAAGGGGCCTCTGGTAACACAGTccaggaatatatattttttccaggacttatttttttttctctttacatgtGACAGTATTCACACTCCTTTCTGAGATGCTTTCCTCTCTTACCTTCCATGACACAGGTCTCCCTTGCGTTCTCTCCTGCCTTTCTCTGGCTCTTCCTCCTTTTCACCCCATTTTTTGGCATTTCCCAGTTTTCCTTCAGCTTGCTCTCTATTTTCTCCGCACCATTTAGGCCAGTCCTAGAGCTCGTCTGCCGTGACAAGGTGATGACTTCCAAAGCTGCAGCTTTAACTCCTCACTCTCCTGAGCTTCAGACCTGTTCTGAACATTTCTATCTGAATATTCCACAAGCAACTAAAACCTAGCATTTCTCAAACTGAACTTACTGCATTCCTCTTTCTGGCCCTTCCTTAAACATAGTCCTCTTTGTACTTCCTACCTCAATATCATCTCCAGATACTGAAATGGCAGGCATTCTTAATTCTTATTTACTTGGTCCTATCAATTCTACCCCAGTAACCCCTTTCTCTGTAGATACTGTTAGGCCCATAGTTCAGGCCTTTATAATTTTCATGCCTGGATTACAGAACAACGTTTAAAGTGATCTCTGAGACCTACCTCTAGTTTTGTTCCTCTTTAAGCCATTATTGACACTGGCACCAGCAATTTCCTAAATTGAAAGCTGCTCATGTCACTCTCCTACTCAAAAACCCTTAAAAGCTTCCAATGGTGTTGGTTTAAAACCCAGGGCATATACAGCCTTGCATGCTCTGACCTCCTACTGCCTCCCAAGCCTCCACTCTTGCCCCCTGTGCCTCCACACTATCCTGGGTATGCATCGGTCCCAGCACCCATTACACTGAATTGCTCATCTCTCTTGCTTCCTTGAAAGTTCCACAGGTATAAgatttgtgtttaaaaatttgttcttttatcaAAGAACCTATTATGGAAGCTGGGATTAGCAGACACTGAATACCTGCTGAATAAATCATTATGCTAGATCAAAAGCAGAGAATAATCTGGGTTTCATAGTGGAATAATCCCGTAGTTAGCCATATGGCACCATTTCTCAAGAGATTACAATATCAGCAAAGTTTGATCCTCAGAGATTTGGAGACTAAATTTCAGTCTTACACATAGGCCACCCTCTCTCCCGGTGTATTCTGTTACACTTAGGACTCCAAGTTTATTATAGGGACCTGCAATAAGCTCCAGAGAATATTAtagtttggaggaaaaaaatactaaaatgtatTAGTTTTAATTAACTTCGGAAAGCAGAATGTGAAGAGCAACTATACAACTTCCTGAGTAAAGAGGATATGGACCATGCTCTTCATGTCCTTGAAGAAATCCCTGGAATAATTTCACTTAGACCTCTCTGCTACTAAATAACATTGTGTACTCTTGAGGGCCCACGGATGGAAGATATTGTGATCTTTTTCCCTAGAATTTCCTCCAGTCAGGTCCAGCTCTAAAATTGTGATCAAGTAGGAGTTTGGAGAGTTGCTATGAAGATCCTATATCCCAACTTTCTCCTTTTGGGACTTTTTCAGCTTGTGATTAGCTTGACTGGCCTTCAAAGATGGTTCTAGAAGGTACCACTTGAAGGCATGCTTAAAGCTCTAAAATCGTCTCTCCTTAATAGGGGTTATCAGCTTGGATATCAGCATCTTGGAACCCAGCAGGATGAGACAAGTGCAGTTACCAGTCCAGCCCAAAATGGGAAGGGCAGCACAATTCTTAGCAGGGAGACCTACAGAGACAGGATACCGGAGATAAAActtgaaagaagagagagaggtaaagCCACTCCATTTTCCCTAGAACAGGAGAGTAGTCCAGGCTGAAGGGACATGTACACCTTAACAAGCATCTTGAACTTGCCTATTTTGACAGTTTCCATAATCATTTAGACACTTCACTGGGCAGCTATTCTCAGTGCTAGAAGTATGGCAGGTGAAGTTCATATGGTACTAAATAAATTAGCACTGATGACTGTAGACATTCTTAAGTAAGATAACATGTGCTTTATTCAGCCTCCCAGACTATTTCGGTTTTCCATTAGTGATCAGGGATGTGGATACTTGTGTATCTGCTTCCATCTCTTTCCCCAATTTTGAGGCCATATCAACATGTACTTACAAGGGAGGTGAAGATTAAGAATGCTCTATAACTTTCTTAGCCAtgatcttaaatttaaatttctttagaaaatcaACACTTAAGTGACTTCTCCTAATAGAAGAGTCAGTCCCACCTCCTGGTAGGTGGGAGCTCAGAGGAGACTTTATCCTCTGTGGTTCTTAAGGGACAAGACCGGACATGGTAGCAGTGGGTAGAGTTCCTCCTTCCTAAGCCTATCAGACACTCCTTAAAGGTTTAAGAAAACTAAAGAATAGCTTATTAAAATGTCTCACTACGGCAGGAAAAAAGTAGttaattttaacaataaaacTGAACACTTACAAGCAAAGGCCAAAATAAACAGGTTATTAATCGATCAAGTCTcagtatatataaaattatgaaaaagaaaataacagtaaCTTCAAATCCAGTGATGACAATGTATGGTTCAGGGGCTTGTCCAATGATAAAAAAGGTCATGGATGTCACACTTAGCGCCTGTAAGGGTTAGAAAAAACATGGTTTAGTCAACGATTACGGAATGCAAGTTTAAGCTGTAAAAACGATCATTTCTAAAGTAACTAAATAAATGGGTTTAggccatatatacacacacacctaaaAGAGGAATTACTACAATGTATGGATATTGCCTTCTCTTTGTGTTTTAGGGAACCAGGTGTCCCTCTCTTTATTCCAGTTTTACAAATACCATCACTTCCCACATCTGTTCCCTTAATCTTTTCCCActgcatatcttcttttttctctcagacCTTCAATCTCTCTTCACTGGCTCCTTTCCCCATCATACTATAAACATAACCAAGTCGTCTTCTCCTAAAACACACAAACGCACCCTTCCATTCACCCTGCTCCCCCCAAAATTCCcgttttctatttttccctgtAGGTTCTTCTTAAAAACATCTGTATACTGACAGCTATAATACCTTATCATCCGCTCATCATGCCTTAACTCTTAGCAATTTGGAATCTACTATCAAACTTACACTTAGAATGCTGCCATGAAAAATATTggagaaaagtttaaaataaattgttagagaaaaacaattctttgaaaaactctgtgggggaaaaaaggaaaaaaaaaaacaactcccaaCATTTCTGATGCTTcactttttacatattttctctAACCTAAATAGAATGCAATCATAATTGAcgaatattttaagtaaaaaaaaaaaccctgaaaattaTTAATCAATCCAGTCTCACTTACAAATGAAGATATAAAACACAGGAATGTTAAGTgacctaaaggaaaaataagcTGATAGGTCCCAGTGAGTTGGTCAATGTCGTATTTTTAGGAGCTGTCATGTTACAGCTCTATCCAAGTCTCTATGTTCTTGGAAAGTGGTTTTGTCGAGAGTTTTCCCTGGCTAGACTTTTTATGATCAGTCTGTCAGCTAGTAGCGTCTGCATGCTCTTTTTAACCTTAAATTTCTATGGACTACTTATTCATGATTCTTTCAATTAGTTTATAAGTACAAAAATAGCCTACCTTTGAACTTCTAAATTGATCAGTTTGATTATGTAGCAAATATATAACCAGTAACTAAATAAgccatttttttatatttaatataattgctAGTAGCAACATTTCACCTCAAAGCACTTGATTTACTCTATTGAACCACAGTCTTGAGTTCATGGATTATGAAATCTTGGGTCACTTTTTCAGCCCCCATCTTCTGTAAACTTTCTATACCATGGAATTTGACACTGGTGGTTAATTCACTTTCTGATAAGTTCCTATGATTTGAGTCACACTGAATTCTCCCCCCAATCCGTTATTTACAGCACTTCTATCATTATTCTTAGGCTTTGTCTCCAGTTCTCTTTTAAATATCCCACTAATATCTTAGACATTTCTTCACCACTCTATGGAAACTTCTTTTGCTCAGATTATCAGTGATTTCAGAATTACTaaatttaatgaacattttttagtTCTTATCCTGTTGGACCCCCATGGCTTAACTGCCATTGGCtatctttttcctatttttctactGCTTTGGCTTGCCTGTCACTTTTCCTACTTCTTATAAACTCTGCAACTATTTTCCCTTGGTGGGCTTCTCTCCTTTTACCCATCCTTTAAAAACACTGGCATTCCTTTAGATTCTGTTCACCACCCAATCGATGAATGTGGGTTCCTATTGCAGGTCATTCCTCAACATCTCACACGTAAATAGCCATTTGCGATCTCTACCTCAATACCTATAGGGCCACTGGAAGGGATGTTCCTTTTTTAAACCCTTCTCCTCCAGATATTCTCATAACTAACTCCCTCGCCTCACTCAACTCTTTGCTAATTTATCATCTCAACAAGGCCTAACCTGACCACTCTATTACTGGACCCTGCAACCTTCCTCTCCTTACACTCCTTTCCCTggctttttttcctgtttcatagCACGTCCAACATTTTACAATACTGTATCATTTATTTACTGTGTTTACTGTTTGTCTACCCTGCCTTCCCAATCCAGTATATAAACTCCATGAGGACTAGGGATCTTTGCTTTGTTCACTGATATCTCCTcagagcctagaacagtgcctggaacatggtAAGCTTTCAGTAAGGATttcttgaatgaaaaaaataaggcaaCACCTATCTTGTTAAAACTTGCTGCAAAAatcatgttgttttttttcccccactcatgTCCTTGCTCATGGCAGCTCATAGCTGCTCCTCAGTCCCCACTGATGTTCCTCTAGGAAGTTTCCTGATACCTCTCCTTCTCTTGTGCATGGTTAAATGTCTCACTCCCTGGCCTATCCCCATCTTATCATGTATTAATAGCTATCTGGTCATAGGTCTCTCTCTTTAACTAACCTGAAGAACTCCATGAGTCAGGGACTTCTGTCTTGGTTATCTTTGTTGTTCCAAGGCCTAAGTCAGGTCTTATAATACAGCTAAATACTCTAAGTGTTTGTTGAGGGAATTGATATGTCTGAAATGAAACCTTTCTGACAAGATCTTATTCCTCCTCCAGTGTTCTTCCAGAGCTTCCAGTACTGGGGATAAAGCTCCAGACCTGCAAGTCACTTCTTCCCTGATTATTCCTAACCCAAAGTAATCTCTGTCCTTTGAATTCCAGAGTAGTTTCCTAAACCTCTCATATGCACTTTGACTTCTATTACATTAATTTCTCAGAATCACACACTTTTGGTGTGGGAGGGACCTTGTATGCAGTTTGTTCTACCCACTCACCCGAATTACAGCATCCTCCCTAGGTGCTCATCTGTGCATTTTACCTTTGCTGTTTGGGAATGTATTGCCTTCCCAAGTGATGTGGCCACTTAATTTGCGAAACTTTCCCAATAGAAAATTCTTCCTCATATTAAGTGGTACTGTTTTCCTGTAGCTTTTAACTATTTCTATCCCCTCCCCTTTAGGGATcacatctttaaaatttaaaaattatcgcCCCCCACCCAGTTCCTTCAACATACTCTCCTGTGACAGTCTCCACTTTTCTAACTAGCCAGGGCACCTCCCTCAAAGGATGGCTCATTCTCTCCAGACCTCTGTTCAGAACTAACTGCAGTGCGCCCGGCATGCCTGACGCCCCGAAGCCGGCAGCCCCGCTGTCATGTGCGGGGTACAAGTGCAACTGCCGGGCCTGCTAACCTGGGTATCTGGTGTGCAGGTCCAAGTGGGGGCCACTCATGCAGACGTGCTTCCTTGGCTTTAAGAATGTGTCTGTGAACCCCTGAAGGGCAGGACAgtgccttctttctctccttctgtccccagggTGCCCAGTGAACCGCCTTGCCTCCGGGGAGGCCTAGGCTGAAAGAGAAGGTAGGGGATTCCTCTTTATCTTTGAGAGCCATCCCCCACTGCCCCTGAGCACGCCCCAATACCACCCCCACTTGCCCCAATACAGCCCCTACTCGTGGCCCGGCCTCACCAGCCGCAGGATCTTCACGTGGCCTTTTACGCTGAAGCAGAAGGGGCGATGCTTCGGCTTCAGGGTGGGCATTATGTCTGCAGACTTGCAGCAGCACCCCTTCTCCCCCTCATCCCCTCTCCTCGTCTCACAGCTCTGCCAGGCCTCGAGCAGCGACAGCAACTGCCGCGACCGCTGCAAACCACTCTCCTCCTAGGATTCCCGCTCTTGCGTGCGCATGCGCACGTCACTACAGGCTGCTGCGCTCGTGCGCATGCGCGTCACGGGGGCGGGCAGCTGGCCCCTCTGACTTTGCCGCCTTTTGGGGTTCGCCTGCTGCATTTCTGTGGACCTAGAGGGGTCGCGGGTTGGGAGGGGGCGCCTCACAGGCAGGCCGGCCTTTCTTAGCACTGCCCTGCCCTGCTCTACCGGACACAAACAACTGCTCTCCAGCTCTAGGTAAGGACTTTCCAGTCAGGTAGCGCTTCTGGAGAGCGGTGCAGGGAGGGATTGGGGGTGTTCAGGAATGGCTGCAGGGTTACCCCGGATTATGAGCATCTCAAATACCAACTCCCTAGAGAAGCTTTGCCCATGGTCACCCTGTCTAGAGCAGCCACCATCACCCTCTTCACAGCACTTATCAGTAGCCAATATATTTTGCTATAAATTGCACAAAAGCCGGAACCTGCC encodes:
- the CKLF gene encoding chemokine-like factor isoform X1, with product MPTLKPKHRPFCFSVKGHVKILRLALSVTSMTFFIIGQAPEPYIVITGFEVTVIFFFIILYILRLDRLITCLFWPLLDILNSVIAAIFMVIISVLALLPETTRVIALGGVSGLLAGVCCIADGVLIYRKLLFNPSGPYQKQAIHDQI